One Bufo gargarizans isolate SCDJY-AF-19 chromosome 3, ASM1485885v1, whole genome shotgun sequence DNA segment encodes these proteins:
- the BTG2 gene encoding protein BTG2 yields MSIVSSEDGLTETLPEITAAVSFLSSLLRSRLNEQQLQGFSGALQDTLIDHYRHHWFPDKPAKGSGYRCIRINHKMDPIISKVAARIKMSYLLCLLPKELTLWVDPYEVSYRIGEDGSICVLYEASAPVPRGLLNCKSELLGRSSAPNQYLMTVGS; encoded by the exons ATGTCCATCGTGTCTTCAGAAGACGGCCTCACGGAGACGTTGCCGGAGATTACGGCGGCCGTCAGTTTTCTATCCAGCCTCCTGCGCAGCCGGCTCAATGAACAGCAACTACAAGGCTTCAGCGGAGCGTTGCAGGACACGCTGATCG atcacTATAGGCACCATTGGTTTCCAGACAAGCCTGCTAAGGGTTCTGGCTACCGCTGCATCCGGATCAACCATAAAATGGACCCAATCATCAGCAAAGTTGCAGCTCGTATAAAGATGAGTTATCTACTCTGTCTCTTGCCCAAAGAGCTCACGCTCTGGGTGGATCCTTATGAAGTTTCCTACAGGATAGGCGAGGATGGTTCCATCTGTGTCCTATACGAGGCATCTGCTCCTGTACCCCGAGGACTCTTAAACTGTAAGAGTGAGCTCCTAGGCCGCTCCAGTGCACCAAACCAGTACCTGATGACGGTGGGCAGCTAA